One Mycolicibacterium crocinum DNA window includes the following coding sequences:
- a CDS encoding Ig-like domain-containing protein, with the protein MAVLARAVNRLADWPGLPRNFTDITTYQTDYTLDAFDNQFDALIASAIPGSPARWVPDLLGLTGMFVTSAIPSYSFTDSLNAMGDFLNRIVPKFKIADGAGTFDIISPYKIMGAAVVGTATVLKDMLNGIYDPTTIVIHVIKATVGADVTASDLTDFNSLQNKVIAAQAGGVLGTGDGGAFDEPERAWNITLPTLTAAQVNPFTVGTYVVLVAMYKRFQEMAALTTYTTWTTYDSWHYTNGLGMYAAGTFHAVDPDGGSIEFRADGTLGKTYTTAGNALVTINTVEGGFTYTPPALWDSQAQGAAFRHRSTAEDPEERFDWVTVQAYNADGAPINLRVGVEIINGTNAAPTFGSTTILSTDALGVVKGKITGADADGDPLKFFLVDSSVNGLNGNSAYTKNGAGNGGIVTLSQNGDFTYVSSATAGVTQSFQVRINDGHYGNTTVTVTVPNTTTITPANPNTSTQYYYSGTVPNSTNKPGTFVNYALGTAPTKGTVTSFNPTTGAFTYHRNESLGHTTTASDVVTVIATDADGRTVTLKMTVQPTVPNAVPVILSSTTDVGNASSARWGLNTTTWTQTTTGKITASDADIVDSLSYSLVNATTHAPVTTTTNGGTVAFNADGSYTYTITRDQAYFHGAARIGASGAAVADTFTVAVSDGYGGVAYTTVSMAIYAVNSSPTLSLGSLVCAFTSCTITITTTDPDNDDLSGSLNTSNNGAGAPWYTLERGSVTINAGNQHTMTWGGNNNGAGTQQTGNQRYTVYDGYYRVSNGVVDSGYFSRAWVNWSNTTRTTGN; encoded by the coding sequence ATGGCTGTGTTGGCAAGGGCGGTCAATCGGCTCGCAGACTGGCCCGGGCTGCCGCGCAACTTCACCGATATCACCACTTATCAAACCGACTACACGCTTGACGCCTTTGACAATCAGTTCGATGCGCTGATTGCGAGTGCGATCCCGGGCAGCCCGGCGCGGTGGGTACCCGACTTGCTTGGACTCACCGGCATGTTCGTCACGTCGGCAATCCCGTCCTATTCGTTCACCGACTCCCTGAACGCGATGGGCGACTTCTTGAACCGGATTGTTCCGAAGTTCAAGATCGCCGACGGAGCCGGCACCTTCGACATCATTTCGCCGTACAAGATTATGGGCGCTGCGGTCGTTGGGACGGCAACGGTCCTGAAGGACATGCTCAACGGCATTTACGACCCGACCACGATTGTCATTCACGTCATCAAAGCGACCGTCGGGGCCGACGTCACCGCGTCCGACCTCACGGACTTCAACAGTCTGCAGAACAAGGTCATCGCGGCTCAGGCTGGCGGCGTGCTCGGCACCGGCGACGGCGGCGCGTTCGACGAGCCAGAGCGGGCGTGGAACATCACTTTGCCGACATTGACTGCGGCACAGGTGAATCCGTTCACCGTCGGGACTTACGTCGTGTTGGTCGCGATGTACAAGCGCTTCCAAGAGATGGCGGCACTGACCACGTACACAACATGGACGACGTACGACAGTTGGCATTACACCAACGGTTTGGGCATGTATGCGGCCGGAACGTTCCATGCGGTCGATCCCGATGGCGGCTCGATCGAATTCCGTGCCGACGGCACGCTCGGCAAGACGTACACCACCGCGGGCAATGCGTTGGTCACCATCAACACCGTCGAAGGCGGTTTTACCTACACCCCACCGGCATTGTGGGACTCTCAGGCTCAAGGCGCTGCCTTCCGTCACCGGAGCACCGCGGAGGATCCGGAAGAGCGGTTCGACTGGGTCACCGTGCAGGCCTACAACGCCGACGGCGCCCCCATCAACCTCCGTGTTGGTGTAGAGATCATCAACGGGACGAATGCCGCCCCGACGTTCGGCAGTACCACGATCTTGAGCACAGACGCGTTGGGCGTGGTGAAGGGCAAGATCACCGGCGCCGATGCCGACGGCGATCCGTTGAAGTTCTTCCTGGTCGATTCCTCGGTCAACGGTCTGAATGGCAACTCCGCCTACACCAAGAACGGCGCCGGTAACGGCGGCATCGTCACCCTCAGCCAGAACGGCGATTTCACCTACGTGTCGAGTGCGACGGCTGGGGTCACGCAGAGCTTCCAGGTGCGGATTAACGACGGCCACTACGGCAACACGACCGTGACCGTCACGGTGCCCAACACCACCACCATCACCCCGGCCAACCCGAATACCTCGACGCAGTACTACTACAGCGGCACGGTGCCGAACTCGACCAACAAGCCCGGAACGTTCGTCAACTACGCACTGGGCACTGCCCCAACGAAGGGCACCGTCACGTCGTTCAATCCGACCACCGGCGCCTTCACCTACCACCGCAACGAAAGCCTGGGGCACACCACGACGGCCTCCGACGTGGTCACGGTGATCGCCACCGACGCCGACGGCCGCACGGTCACCCTCAAGATGACTGTCCAGCCGACGGTCCCGAACGCCGTGCCGGTCATTCTGTCGTCCACGACCGATGTGGGGAACGCGAGTTCGGCGAGGTGGGGGCTGAACACCACGACGTGGACTCAGACCACGACGGGCAAAATCACCGCGTCCGACGCCGACATCGTCGACTCGCTGAGCTACTCACTGGTCAACGCCACGACCCATGCGCCAGTGACCACCACCACCAACGGTGGCACTGTCGCCTTCAATGCGGATGGGTCGTACACCTACACGATCACCAGGGACCAAGCGTATTTCCACGGCGCAGCGCGGATCGGCGCCAGCGGCGCGGCGGTGGCCGACACGTTCACCGTCGCGGTCAGCGACGGCTATGGCGGCGTCGCGTACACGACTGTGAGCATGGCGATCTACGCGGTCAACTCCAGTCCCACGCTGAGCCTCGGCAGCCTGGTGTGTGCTTTCACCTCGTGCACCATCACCATCACGACGACCGACCCGGACAACGACGACCTGAGCGGCAGCTTGAACACCTCGAACAACGGGGCCGGTGCCCCGTGGTACACCCTCGAGAGGGGTAGCGTCACCATCAACGCGGGCAACCAGCACACGATGACCTGGGGCGGCAACAACAACGGCGCCGGCACCCAGCAAACCGGTAACCAGAGATACACCGTCTACGACGGTTACTACCGGGTCTCCAACGGTGTCGTCGACTCCGGCTACTTCTCGCGTGCGTGGGTGAACTGGAGCAACACCACCAGGACCACGGGTAACTAG
- the whiA gene encoding DNA-binding protein WhiA, protein MTAEVKDELSRLAVNSVSARRAEVASLLRFAGGLHIVSGRVVVEAEVDLGIIARRLRKDIYDLYGYNAVVHVLSASGIRKSTRYLVRVAKDGEALARQTGLLDMRGRPVRGLPAQVVGGSVGDAEAAWRGAFLAHGSLTEPGRSSALEVSCPGPEAALALVGAARRLGVSAKAREVRGTDRVVVRDGEAIGALLTRMGAQDTRLTWEERRMRREVRATANRLANFDDANLRRSARAAVAAAARVERALEILADTVPDHLAAAGKLRVEHRQASLEELGRLADPPMTKDAVAGRIRRLLSMADRKAKQDGIPDTESAVTPDLLEDA, encoded by the coding sequence ATGACTGCCGAGGTGAAGGACGAACTTAGCCGGCTGGCCGTCAATTCCGTGAGTGCCCGCCGAGCCGAGGTGGCCTCGCTGCTGCGCTTCGCCGGTGGCCTGCACATCGTGTCGGGCCGGGTCGTGGTCGAAGCCGAGGTGGACCTGGGCATCATCGCCCGGCGCCTGCGCAAGGACATCTACGACCTCTACGGGTACAACGCGGTGGTGCACGTGCTGTCGGCCAGTGGCATCCGCAAGAGCACCCGCTATCTGGTCCGGGTCGCCAAGGACGGTGAAGCGCTGGCGCGCCAGACGGGCCTGCTGGACATGCGCGGCCGACCGGTGCGCGGGCTGCCCGCACAGGTGGTCGGCGGCAGCGTCGGCGACGCCGAGGCGGCGTGGCGCGGTGCGTTCCTCGCGCACGGTTCGCTGACCGAGCCCGGACGGTCGTCGGCACTCGAAGTCAGTTGTCCGGGACCGGAAGCCGCGCTGGCCTTGGTCGGCGCTGCCCGGCGGCTCGGGGTGAGCGCGAAGGCGCGTGAGGTGCGCGGTACCGACCGGGTGGTGGTGCGCGACGGCGAGGCCATCGGTGCGCTGCTGACCCGGATGGGCGCCCAGGACACCCGCCTCACGTGGGAGGAACGGCGGATGCGCCGCGAGGTGCGCGCCACCGCCAACCGGCTGGCCAACTTCGATGACGCGAACCTGCGGCGCTCCGCCCGCGCCGCGGTCGCCGCCGCCGCCCGCGTCGAACGCGCGCTGGAGATCCTGGCCGACACCGTGCCCGATCACCTGGCCGCCGCAGGCAAGCTTCGGGTCGAGCACCGTCAGGCGTCGTTGGAGGAACTGGGCCGGCTGGCCGATCCGCCGATGACCAAAGATGCTGTGGCCGGCCGCATTCGGCGCTTGCTGTCGATGGCGGACCGCAAGGCCAAGCAGGACGGCATCCCCGATACCGAGTCGGCCGTCACGCCGGATCTGCTGGAAGACGCCTAG
- the rapZ gene encoding RNase adapter RapZ, whose amino-acid sequence MTDHSTGEDMRPGQTGEESGIDVVLVTGLSGAGRGTAAKVLEDLGWYVADNLPPELIARMVDFGLTAGSRITQLAVVMDVRSRGFTGDLDWVRNELATRGIHSRVLFMEASDDILVRRYENNRRSHPLQGNQTLAEGIAAERAMLASVRASADLVIDTSTLSVHGLRDSIERAFAGETVAQTSVTVESFGFKYGLPMDSDMVMDVRFLPNPHWVDELRPHTGQHSAVRDYVLGQPGAAEFLQTYHQLLRLVVDGYRKEGKRYMTVAIGCTGGKHRSVAMAEALAGLLDGNEHLTVRVLHRDLGRE is encoded by the coding sequence ATGACAGATCACAGCACAGGTGAGGACATGCGCCCCGGCCAGACCGGCGAGGAATCGGGTATCGACGTGGTGTTGGTGACGGGCCTGTCGGGAGCCGGCCGGGGCACCGCGGCGAAGGTGCTCGAAGACCTGGGCTGGTACGTCGCCGACAATCTGCCGCCCGAACTCATCGCCCGGATGGTGGACTTCGGTTTGACCGCCGGGTCGCGGATCACTCAGCTGGCCGTCGTCATGGACGTCCGGTCTCGGGGGTTCACCGGCGACCTTGACTGGGTACGCAACGAGCTGGCGACCCGCGGCATCCATTCGCGGGTGCTGTTCATGGAGGCTTCCGACGACATCCTGGTCCGCCGCTACGAGAACAACCGGCGCAGTCATCCGCTGCAGGGCAACCAGACCCTGGCCGAAGGCATTGCCGCCGAGCGGGCGATGCTGGCCTCGGTTCGGGCGTCGGCGGATCTGGTCATCGACACCTCGACCCTGTCGGTGCACGGTCTGCGCGACAGTATCGAACGTGCCTTCGCCGGCGAGACCGTTGCGCAGACGTCCGTGACGGTCGAGTCGTTCGGGTTCAAGTACGGCTTGCCGATGGATTCCGACATGGTGATGGACGTCCGCTTCCTGCCGAACCCGCACTGGGTCGACGAACTGCGGCCGCACACGGGGCAGCATTCGGCGGTTCGGGATTACGTCCTTGGTCAACCCGGTGCCGCGGAGTTCCTGCAGACCTACCATCAGCTGCTGAGACTCGTCGTCGACGGCTATCGCAAGGAGGGGAAGCGCTATATGACCGTGGCCATCGGCTGCACCGGGGGTAAGCACCGCAGTGTCGCCATGGCCGAAGCGCTCGCCGGGCTGCTGGATGGCAACGAGCACTTGACCGTCCGGGTCCTGCACCGCGATCTGGGTCGCGAATGA
- the yvcK gene encoding uridine diphosphate-N-acetylglucosamine-binding protein YvcK, with protein sequence MTRIVALGGGHGLYATLSAARRLTHDVTAVVTVADDGGSSGRLRSELDIIPPGDLRMALAALASDSPHGRLWATIIQHRFGGSGALAGHPIGNLMLAGLNELLADPVAALDELGRVLGVKGRVLPMCPIALQIEADVAGLEGDPRMSRVIRGQVAVATTPGKVRRVRLLPGDPPATRQAIDAIMTADLVVLGPGSWFTSVIPHVLVPELAAALKATAARRALVLNLAAEPGETAGFSAERHLHVLAQHAPGFSVHEIVVDATRVPSDRERDQLRRTASLLEASVQFADVSRPGTPLHDPAKLAAALDGVRTRTTVTAPPSPSSAASVQAGGRRQGDGVQGPTANGPRGDDPWR encoded by the coding sequence ATGACTCGTATCGTCGCCCTCGGCGGTGGCCATGGTTTGTATGCGACGCTGTCCGCGGCCCGCCGGCTCACCCACGATGTCACCGCGGTGGTCACCGTCGCCGACGACGGCGGGTCCTCCGGCCGGCTGCGCAGCGAGCTCGACATCATTCCGCCGGGTGATCTGCGAATGGCGTTGGCGGCCTTGGCATCCGACAGTCCGCACGGCAGGTTGTGGGCGACCATCATTCAGCACCGGTTCGGCGGCAGCGGCGCGCTGGCCGGGCATCCGATCGGCAACCTGATGCTGGCCGGCCTCAACGAGCTGCTCGCCGATCCGGTGGCCGCGCTCGACGAGCTGGGCCGGGTCCTCGGCGTCAAGGGCAGGGTGTTGCCGATGTGCCCGATCGCGCTGCAGATCGAAGCCGACGTGGCCGGTCTGGAAGGCGATCCGCGGATGAGCCGGGTGATCCGCGGGCAGGTGGCGGTCGCGACGACGCCGGGCAAGGTCCGCCGGGTGCGCCTGCTGCCGGGTGATCCGCCGGCCACCCGCCAGGCGATCGACGCGATCATGACCGCCGATCTGGTGGTGCTCGGGCCGGGCTCGTGGTTCACCAGTGTGATCCCGCATGTGCTGGTGCCGGAGTTGGCGGCGGCGCTGAAGGCCACGGCGGCGCGGCGGGCCCTGGTGCTCAACCTGGCCGCCGAGCCGGGGGAGACCGCCGGCTTCTCCGCCGAGCGGCATCTGCACGTTCTGGCTCAGCACGCGCCGGGCTTCTCGGTGCATGAGATCGTCGTCGACGCGACTCGGGTCCCGTCTGACCGGGAACGTGACCAACTGCGGCGTACCGCAAGCCTGCTGGAAGCTTCAGTTCAGTTTGCCGACGTGTCCAGACCTGGTACACCTTTACATGACCCGGCCAAGCTGGCTGCAGCGCTTGACGGTGTGCGCACCCGGACAACGGTCACCGCGCCGCCTTCCCCTTCCTCTGCTGCGTCCGTGCAGGCCGGAGGAAGGCGACAGGGGGACGGGGTGCAGGGACCGACAGCCAATGGACCGAGAGGTGACGACCCGTGGCGATGA
- the uvrC gene encoding excinuclease ABC subunit UvrC, translated as MPDPSTYRPAPGSIPVEPGVYRFRDPHGRVIYVGKAKSLRPRLTSYFQDISALHPRTRQMVTTAAKVEWTVVNTEVEALQLEYNWIKEFDPRFNVRYRDDKSYPVLAVTLNEEYPRLSVYRGPRRKGVRYFGPYSHAWAIRETLDLLTRVFPARTCSAGVFKRHSQIERPCLLGYIDKCSAPCVGRVSAEEHRKIVLDFCDFLSGKTDRFARELELEMNAASNELNFERAARLRDDIAAIKRALEKQAVVLGDGTDADVVAFADDDLEAAVQVFHVRGGRVRGQRGWVVEKPSGPGESAEAQLVEQFLTQFYGDQAELGGAADESTNPVPREVLVPCLPPNAEELADWLSGLRGSRVALRVPRRGDKKALAETVHRNAKEALQQHKLKRAGDFTARSAALQNIQESLGLAEAPLRIECVDISHVQGTDVVASLVVFEDGLPRKSDYRHFAIREAAGQGRSDDVASIAEVTRRRFARHVHEQQQPIEEFSAEGKSRKFAYPPNLYVVDGGAPQVNAAQAVLDDLGVADVAVIGLAKRLEEVWVPAEPDPLILPRNSEGLYLLQRVRDEAHRFAITYHRSKRSKRMTASALDSVPGLGEIRRKALVTHFGSLARLRQASVDEITAVPGIGTATAAAVLEALGVTVDSPVSPAQDEPVGEDQSAEQATR; from the coding sequence GTGCCCGATCCGTCGACGTACCGCCCGGCGCCCGGGTCCATTCCGGTGGAACCGGGGGTTTACCGATTCCGGGATCCGCATGGCCGGGTGATCTACGTGGGCAAGGCCAAAAGCCTGCGCCCCCGGCTGACGTCGTACTTCCAGGACATCTCCGCGCTGCATCCACGCACCCGTCAGATGGTGACCACCGCCGCCAAGGTCGAGTGGACGGTGGTCAACACCGAGGTCGAAGCGCTGCAGTTGGAATACAACTGGATCAAGGAGTTCGACCCGCGGTTCAACGTCCGGTACCGCGACGACAAGTCCTACCCGGTGCTGGCCGTCACCCTCAACGAGGAGTATCCGCGGCTGTCGGTCTACCGTGGGCCGCGCCGGAAAGGGGTCCGCTACTTCGGCCCGTACTCGCACGCCTGGGCCATCCGCGAGACCCTGGACCTGCTGACCCGGGTGTTCCCGGCCCGCACCTGCTCCGCCGGAGTGTTCAAGCGGCACAGCCAGATCGAGCGACCGTGCCTGCTGGGCTACATCGACAAGTGTTCGGCGCCATGCGTGGGGCGGGTCAGCGCCGAGGAGCACCGCAAGATCGTGCTGGACTTCTGTGACTTCCTGTCCGGAAAGACCGACCGTTTCGCCCGCGAGCTCGAGCTCGAGATGAACGCGGCGTCCAACGAGCTGAACTTCGAGCGGGCGGCCCGGCTGCGCGACGATATCGCCGCGATCAAGCGGGCGCTGGAGAAGCAGGCCGTGGTGCTCGGCGACGGCACCGACGCCGACGTCGTCGCGTTCGCCGACGACGACCTGGAGGCCGCTGTGCAGGTCTTCCACGTCCGTGGTGGCCGGGTTCGCGGCCAGCGCGGCTGGGTGGTCGAAAAGCCCAGCGGGCCAGGTGAATCCGCTGAGGCGCAGCTGGTCGAGCAGTTCCTCACCCAGTTCTACGGCGACCAGGCCGAATTGGGCGGTGCCGCAGACGAATCCACCAATCCGGTACCGCGCGAGGTGCTGGTTCCCTGCCTGCCGCCCAACGCCGAGGAACTGGCCGACTGGCTGTCCGGACTGCGCGGCTCGCGGGTGGCGCTGCGCGTTCCGCGACGCGGCGACAAGAAGGCCCTGGCCGAGACGGTGCACCGCAACGCCAAGGAGGCGCTGCAGCAGCACAAGCTCAAGCGCGCCGGCGACTTCACCGCCAGATCGGCTGCGCTGCAGAACATTCAGGAATCGCTCGGGCTTGCGGAAGCGCCGCTGCGCATCGAGTGCGTCGACATCAGCCACGTCCAGGGCACCGATGTGGTGGCCTCGCTGGTGGTGTTCGAGGACGGTCTACCGCGTAAGTCCGACTACCGGCACTTCGCGATCCGCGAAGCCGCCGGCCAAGGTCGCTCCGACGACGTCGCCTCGATCGCCGAGGTGACGCGACGGCGCTTCGCCCGCCACGTCCACGAGCAGCAGCAGCCCATCGAGGAGTTCTCCGCCGAGGGCAAGTCCCGCAAGTTCGCCTATCCGCCGAACCTCTACGTCGTCGACGGCGGTGCTCCTCAGGTCAACGCCGCGCAGGCGGTGCTCGACGACCTCGGCGTCGCCGACGTCGCCGTCATCGGTCTGGCCAAGCGGCTCGAGGAGGTGTGGGTACCCGCAGAACCTGACCCGCTGATCCTGCCGAGGAACAGCGAGGGCCTCTATCTGCTGCAGCGGGTCCGTGACGAAGCGCACCGGTTCGCGATCACCTACCACCGCAGCAAGCGCTCGAAGCGGATGACGGCCTCGGCACTGGACTCGGTGCCGGGGCTCGGCGAGATCCGGCGCAAGGCGCTGGTGACCCACTTCGGATCGCTGGCGCGATTGCGCCAGGCCAGTGTCGACGAGATCACCGCGGTGCCCGGGATCGGCACCGCGACCGCAGCCGCCGTGCTGGAAGCGCTAGGCGTGACGGTGGATTCGCCGGTATCGCCTGCGCAGGACGAGCCGGTCGGCGAGGATCAGTCTGCTGAACAGGCGACGCGATGA
- a CDS encoding bifunctional 3,4-dihydroxy-2-butanone-4-phosphate synthase/GTP cyclohydrolase II: protein MTRLDTVERAVADIAAGKAVVVIDDEDRENEGDLIFAAEKATPELVAFMVRYTSGYLCVPLSGEICDKLGLLPMYAVNQDKHGTAYTVTVDAKIGVGTGISAADRATTMRLLADPGSVAEDFTKPGHVVPLRAKDGGVLRRPGHTEAAVDLARLAGLEPAGAICEIVSQKDDGSMAQTDELRIFADEHDLALISIADLIEWRRKHEKHIERIAEARIPTRHGEFRAVGYSSIYEEVEHVALVKGDIAGPENDGHDVLVRVHSECLTGDVFGSRRCDCGPQLDAALAMVAREGRGIVLYMRGHEGRGIGLMHKLQAYQLQDAGADTVDANLELGLPADARDYGIGAQILVDLGVRSMRLLTNNPAKRVGLDGYGLHIIERVPLPVRANAENIRYLMTKRDRMGHDLTGLDDYDEVVPGDLGGAL, encoded by the coding sequence ATGACGAGGCTGGACACCGTCGAGCGGGCGGTCGCCGATATCGCGGCTGGCAAGGCCGTCGTCGTCATCGATGACGAAGACCGTGAGAACGAGGGCGACCTGATCTTCGCCGCCGAGAAGGCGACGCCCGAGCTGGTGGCGTTCATGGTCCGCTACACCTCGGGCTACCTGTGTGTGCCGCTGTCCGGCGAGATCTGCGACAAGCTCGGCCTGCTGCCCATGTACGCGGTCAACCAGGACAAGCACGGCACCGCCTACACCGTCACCGTCGACGCCAAAATCGGTGTGGGAACCGGTATTTCGGCTGCCGATCGGGCGACGACCATGCGGTTGCTGGCCGATCCCGGCAGCGTCGCGGAGGATTTCACCAAGCCCGGCCACGTTGTGCCGTTGCGCGCCAAGGACGGCGGCGTACTGCGCCGTCCCGGCCACACCGAGGCTGCCGTCGACCTGGCCCGCCTGGCCGGCCTTGAGCCGGCGGGCGCGATCTGCGAGATCGTCAGCCAGAAGGACGACGGCTCGATGGCCCAGACCGATGAGCTGCGAATCTTCGCCGACGAGCACGACCTCGCCCTGATCTCGATTGCCGACCTCATCGAGTGGCGCCGCAAGCACGAGAAGCACATCGAGCGCATCGCCGAGGCCCGGATCCCGACCCGGCACGGCGAGTTCCGGGCGGTCGGTTACTCGAGCATCTATGAAGAGGTCGAGCACGTCGCCCTGGTGAAGGGCGATATCGCCGGGCCGGAGAACGACGGCCACGACGTGCTGGTCCGGGTGCACTCAGAGTGCCTGACCGGCGACGTGTTCGGCTCGCGGCGCTGCGACTGCGGTCCGCAGCTGGACGCCGCGCTGGCGATGGTGGCCCGCGAGGGTCGCGGCATCGTGCTCTACATGCGCGGCCATGAAGGCCGCGGCATCGGCCTGATGCACAAGCTGCAGGCCTACCAGCTGCAGGACGCCGGCGCCGACACCGTCGACGCCAACCTCGAGCTCGGGCTGCCCGCCGACGCGCGTGACTACGGCATCGGCGCACAGATCCTCGTCGATCTCGGGGTGCGTTCGATGCGGCTGCTGACAAACAATCCGGCCAAGCGCGTCGGGCTGGACGGCTACGGGCTGCACATCATCGAGCGGGTACCGCTGCCGGTGCGCGCCAATGCCGAGAACATTCGCTACCTGATGACCAAGCGCGACCGGATGGGTCACGACCTGACCGGACTCGACGATTACGACGAGGTCGTGCCCGGCGACCTGGGCGGGGCCCTGTAG
- a CDS encoding PH domain-containing protein: protein MSTSDWDVVVRPRVTPYVAYGAAFVVAASGIVVGFLLKIRYTGATLQTADQVAMGGLGVILAAAILLLATPRLRIGPAGLGVRNILLERVIPWTDVVGVSFPPGARWARVDLADYEYAAVLAIQSVDGERAVRSMDTLRAQLAKYRPDLTGS, encoded by the coding sequence ATGAGCACCAGCGACTGGGATGTCGTGGTGCGGCCTCGTGTGACGCCGTACGTCGCCTACGGCGCCGCGTTTGTCGTCGCGGCCTCCGGGATCGTGGTGGGTTTCCTGCTGAAGATTCGCTACACCGGGGCGACCCTGCAGACCGCCGACCAGGTGGCGATGGGTGGGCTCGGGGTGATCCTGGCTGCCGCGATCCTGCTGCTGGCCACCCCGCGACTGCGCATCGGGCCCGCCGGGCTCGGGGTGCGCAACATTCTTCTGGAGCGGGTGATTCCGTGGACGGACGTCGTCGGGGTGTCCTTCCCGCCGGGCGCTCGGTGGGCCCGGGTCGACCTGGCCGACTACGAGTACGCCGCGGTGTTGGCCATTCAGTCGGTCGACGGCGAGCGGGCGGTGCGATCGATGGACACGCTGCGCGCGCAACTCGCCAAGTATCGGCCCGACCTCACGGGATCGTGA
- a CDS encoding GNAT family N-acetyltransferase: MPAARITRLTESDWEQFAELRLRALTDTFGTDDRQYLVEARFTPTDWRRRLRDHAQFVAVLGDRPVGMVAAYQESAEAAYVYSLWLEPEARGRGLARLLVSAAVDWGRRRGVRTATLRMAPDNAAARAVYESLGFTEVPTGGAKSEVVMRLTIP, translated from the coding sequence GTGCCAGCAGCGCGCATCACCCGCCTCACCGAGTCGGACTGGGAACAGTTCGCCGAGCTTCGGCTGCGTGCACTCACCGACACCTTCGGCACCGACGACCGGCAGTACCTCGTCGAGGCCCGCTTCACCCCGACCGACTGGCGCCGCCGGCTGCGTGACCACGCGCAGTTCGTGGCCGTGCTGGGCGACCGGCCCGTGGGCATGGTGGCCGCCTATCAGGAGAGCGCGGAAGCGGCCTACGTGTACTCGCTGTGGCTCGAGCCGGAGGCCCGCGGGCGCGGGCTGGCCCGCTTGCTGGTGTCGGCGGCCGTGGACTGGGGACGCCGACGCGGGGTGCGCACCGCGACTCTTCGGATGGCCCCCGACAACGCGGCGGCCCGAGCGGTCTACGAGAGCCTGGGCTTCACCGAGGTGCCCACCGGCGGCGCCAAATCCGAAGTGGTGATGCGACTCACGATCCCGTGA
- a CDS encoding MOSC domain-containing protein codes for MASVLSVNLSAHARTNPDAKAPRPTGIDKRPTREAVMVRAPGPMRSGLGSGLVGDTIGNQKLHGGDDQAVYAYAREDLDEWAARLDRPLSDGMFGENLTTSGVDVTGALIGERWRVGTDGLLLEVSAPRTPCRTFSSFLDIRGWIKTFTEAGKPGAYLRVITPGTVRAGDSIVIEDKPDHDVTIGLVYRARMSDPSLLPQLLPADALSAELKAYIAKKTA; via the coding sequence ATGGCAAGCGTTCTGTCGGTGAATCTGTCGGCGCACGCTCGGACGAATCCGGACGCGAAAGCGCCACGACCGACCGGCATCGACAAGCGGCCCACCCGCGAAGCGGTGATGGTGCGTGCGCCCGGTCCGATGCGCAGTGGCCTGGGCAGTGGTCTGGTCGGCGACACGATCGGTAACCAGAAGCTGCACGGTGGTGACGACCAAGCCGTCTACGCCTATGCCCGCGAGGACCTCGACGAGTGGGCGGCCCGACTCGACCGTCCGCTGTCCGACGGGATGTTCGGCGAGAATCTCACCACTTCCGGCGTCGACGTCACCGGAGCACTCATCGGCGAACGCTGGCGGGTGGGCACCGACGGTCTGCTGCTCGAAGTCTCCGCACCGCGCACACCGTGCCGCACGTTCTCGTCGTTCCTGGACATCCGGGGGTGGATCAAGACGTTCACCGAAGCCGGCAAGCCCGGCGCGTATCTGCGGGTGATCACCCCGGGCACCGTGCGTGCCGGCGACAGCATCGTCATCGAGGACAAGCCGGATCACGACGTGACGATTGGCTTGGTCTACCGCGCCCGGATGTCGGACCCCAGCCTGCTCCCCCAGCTGTTGCCCGCCGACGCGCTGTCGGCCGAACTCAAGGCCTACATCGCGAAGAAGACGGCGTAG
- the ribH gene encoding 6,7-dimethyl-8-ribityllumazine synthase — protein sequence MSGGAGVPEFPEMDASDVSLAIVASTWHSKICNALLDGARRVAEDSGQPNPTVVRVLGAIEIPVVAQELARTHDAVVALGVVIRGQTPHFDYVCDAVTQGLTRVSLDASTPVANGVLTVNTEEQALDRAGLPDSAEDKGAQAAAAALSTALTLRHLRGA from the coding sequence GTGAGCGGAGGCGCCGGCGTCCCCGAATTTCCGGAGATGGACGCCTCGGATGTGTCCCTGGCCATCGTCGCGAGCACCTGGCATTCGAAGATCTGCAACGCGCTGCTCGACGGTGCCCGCCGGGTGGCCGAGGACTCCGGACAACCGAACCCGACCGTCGTCCGGGTGCTCGGCGCCATCGAAATCCCGGTTGTCGCACAGGAACTCGCGCGCACCCATGACGCCGTCGTCGCGCTCGGCGTCGTGATCCGCGGCCAGACACCACATTTCGACTATGTCTGCGACGCGGTCACCCAGGGCCTGACCCGGGTCTCGCTGGACGCGTCCACTCCGGTCGCCAACGGAGTGCTGACCGTCAACACCGAGGAACAGGCGCTCGACCGCGCCGGCCTGCCCGACTCCGCCGAGGACAAGGGCGCACAGGCCGCCGCTGCCGCGCTGTCCACCGCGCTGACGCTGCGCCACCTGCGCGGGGCATGA